In the genome of Pelagicoccus sp. SDUM812003, one region contains:
- a CDS encoding TonB-dependent receptor plug domain-containing protein, with product MPHKLIKPAGCVLASVVLPVAVMAQSGGSEVDEEEVFTLSPFEVSADANSGYSAATTLAGNRLQTELKDLGTSLSVYTEEFLNDIGATDNSTLLKYTLGTEVGGVYGNYSGSGGGTDPNTSASLSPQSTNRVRGLVSADNTRNLYLSSIPWDGYNVDGVDIQRGPNAILFGQGSPGGVINTRMKEAQWDNSNQVSIRIDEYGSVRASVDLNRVLIEDQLAVRFAAVDNNAKFKQDPAFDDIQRQYFTVRYEPEFLKSENARSIFKASVEMGDGESNRPRNMPPKDRVTPFFTDLDKQLFDVAWGNDRTLEIPGRGAAESQDWDNNANPNYVERIGNQTNGTGYAGYFGGSIFYYMPGESEPVFGLAPNAVSYLGLDSTGERDGTIGGLANGNPHGLGGYREYAQYKGLPFASLTKDKFITDPSIFDFYNNLLDGDIKREWQNFDSVEASLSQTFFGDTMGFDIGYHKESYLSGGYNPVQDTLNIDVNSRFADGSNTPETGWYTDGTVNPGAGRAFVRLGNAKGESVTDRESWRATAFFSHDFNKADGNWLTRFLGKHTITGMGSKDEYLNTSQRWRSSTFVGDYYQHPQFAEIKDNNGRFWADFVPMQNVYLSGNLQGATLGQDLGIRYPTAAPQFADTMNLRYFDSTWIHPTDPEAAGYVDPGAVWYNQISAGTEGGPVESTQSENPANYVGWGTRQVRLMTDSTAQNRDFLTESRAWDDRYNDAYAFVWQGKFWDDSLVATAGIRNDEVGQVRTTWETDDSAVYPTEIPYTVNETGPFEEESKSWGLVAHLNDLPFLGEVVDKLPVNVSVSYNKSNNFQTGQVYVDYWGQPLPLPEGNTEDMGIMVATKDGKYSVKLNKFESDVQNNVGTGLAFWLYGNNIGIYASAYHQHKYNYEVRGNPDSTRHGDGIISNLPAPTNENPNRRWNFDYQPLDGQTQAEAEALEIAVINAYDQWLEEMAPLPQLMAEAWSFAWDGSDFTEQGLPFRFTDDIKAEGYELELHAQITENWRMTMNASRIKSYRDNLGQTLAPGGEMTMIDYLLDFNERLNTTAMGDLRIWAPGGANARDNWNGYADGDIKARLAEEGTVVPENRLWHVNFVTNYDFNDGKFKGFSIGGSARYQSAATLAYKPYYDVSEFTGREFLAYDLDTPYKDDAQLDFDLWVGYGKPIMNDKIDWRVQLNIANVGVGDELVPITVQPDGTPAAYRIKAPQQIFLTNTFSF from the coding sequence ATGCCTCATAAGCTTATAAAGCCTGCCGGATGCGTCCTCGCTTCGGTAGTTTTGCCTGTGGCGGTGATGGCTCAGAGTGGTGGCAGCGAAGTCGACGAAGAAGAAGTGTTCACACTGTCTCCTTTCGAAGTATCCGCTGACGCCAATTCCGGCTACTCCGCTGCCACTACCCTGGCTGGCAACCGTCTGCAGACTGAGCTCAAAGACCTGGGAACCTCCCTTTCGGTTTACACCGAGGAGTTCCTCAACGACATTGGCGCTACCGACAACAGCACCTTGCTGAAGTACACGCTCGGAACCGAAGTCGGCGGCGTGTATGGCAACTACTCCGGCTCCGGAGGGGGAACCGATCCTAACACCAGCGCCTCCCTCAGCCCTCAGTCGACTAACCGCGTGCGAGGCTTGGTCTCTGCTGACAACACCCGCAACCTCTACCTCTCCAGCATTCCTTGGGATGGATACAACGTGGATGGCGTAGACATCCAGCGTGGTCCTAACGCGATCCTGTTCGGACAAGGCAGCCCCGGCGGTGTGATCAACACCCGCATGAAGGAAGCCCAGTGGGACAACTCCAACCAGGTTTCCATCCGTATCGACGAATACGGTAGCGTGCGCGCTTCAGTCGACCTCAACCGCGTATTGATCGAGGATCAACTGGCGGTGCGCTTCGCGGCAGTGGACAACAATGCCAAGTTCAAGCAGGACCCGGCCTTCGATGACATCCAGCGCCAGTACTTCACTGTCCGCTACGAGCCGGAATTCCTGAAATCGGAAAACGCCCGCTCGATCTTCAAGGCGAGCGTCGAAATGGGCGACGGGGAGAGCAATCGTCCCCGCAACATGCCGCCGAAGGATCGCGTCACTCCGTTCTTCACTGATCTGGACAAGCAACTCTTCGACGTGGCTTGGGGAAATGACCGCACGTTAGAGATTCCAGGACGTGGCGCTGCGGAGAGTCAGGACTGGGACAACAATGCGAATCCTAATTACGTAGAGAGAATCGGAAATCAAACCAATGGCACTGGCTACGCTGGTTACTTTGGTGGCTCGATTTTCTATTACATGCCGGGTGAGTCAGAACCGGTGTTCGGACTAGCCCCGAATGCCGTTTCCTACCTCGGGCTAGATTCTACTGGAGAACGCGACGGAACAATTGGCGGTCTCGCCAATGGAAATCCTCATGGACTCGGTGGCTATCGCGAATACGCCCAGTACAAAGGCCTACCATTCGCAAGTTTGACCAAGGACAAGTTCATCACTGATCCCTCCATATTCGATTTCTACAACAACCTGCTCGATGGCGACATCAAGCGTGAGTGGCAGAATTTCGATTCCGTGGAAGCTTCCTTGAGCCAGACCTTCTTCGGCGATACCATGGGCTTTGACATCGGTTACCATAAAGAGAGCTACCTCTCTGGTGGATACAACCCGGTGCAAGATACACTCAACATCGATGTTAACAGCCGTTTTGCTGATGGTTCCAATACCCCAGAAACGGGCTGGTATACCGATGGCACCGTCAACCCAGGCGCGGGCCGCGCATTCGTCCGTCTCGGCAATGCCAAGGGCGAGTCCGTTACGGATCGCGAAAGCTGGCGAGCGACTGCCTTCTTCTCACACGACTTCAACAAGGCAGATGGAAACTGGCTGACTCGCTTCCTCGGCAAGCACACCATCACCGGAATGGGCTCCAAGGACGAGTATCTGAACACTTCGCAAAGATGGCGTTCCAGCACCTTTGTCGGTGATTACTACCAGCATCCACAGTTTGCAGAGATCAAGGACAACAACGGCCGTTTCTGGGCGGACTTCGTGCCGATGCAGAATGTCTACCTCAGTGGAAATCTGCAAGGAGCGACGCTTGGACAAGATCTCGGAATTCGGTATCCGACCGCAGCTCCGCAGTTTGCGGACACCATGAACCTGCGTTACTTCGACTCCACTTGGATTCACCCAACGGATCCGGAAGCGGCAGGTTATGTCGACCCGGGCGCAGTTTGGTATAACCAAATATCCGCTGGTACTGAAGGTGGTCCAGTCGAGTCAACACAGTCAGAGAACCCCGCCAACTATGTCGGATGGGGCACACGCCAAGTTCGGCTTATGACGGATTCGACCGCTCAGAATCGCGATTTCCTCACCGAAAGCCGTGCCTGGGACGATCGCTACAACGATGCCTACGCCTTTGTTTGGCAGGGTAAGTTCTGGGATGATTCCCTCGTAGCTACTGCTGGTATTCGTAACGACGAAGTCGGGCAGGTACGCACCACTTGGGAAACGGACGATTCCGCAGTTTATCCAACTGAAATCCCTTACACGGTGAACGAAACGGGACCGTTTGAAGAAGAGTCGAAGAGCTGGGGCTTGGTTGCTCACTTGAACGATCTGCCATTCCTTGGCGAGGTGGTCGACAAGCTGCCAGTCAACGTCAGCGTGTCGTACAACAAGTCCAACAACTTCCAGACCGGTCAGGTCTACGTGGACTATTGGGGTCAACCTTTGCCGCTTCCTGAGGGTAACACCGAGGATATGGGCATCATGGTCGCGACCAAAGACGGCAAGTACTCGGTTAAGCTCAACAAGTTCGAATCTGACGTGCAGAACAACGTGGGCACCGGTTTGGCTTTCTGGCTCTACGGAAACAACATCGGCATCTACGCTTCTGCGTATCACCAGCACAAGTACAACTACGAGGTTCGCGGTAATCCCGATAGCACTCGTCATGGAGATGGCATCATATCAAATCTGCCAGCTCCTACTAACGAGAATCCAAACCGGAGATGGAACTTCGACTACCAGCCTTTGGACGGACAAACTCAGGCTGAAGCCGAAGCCCTCGAAATCGCAGTTATCAATGCTTATGACCAATGGCTTGAGGAGATGGCTCCTCTGCCGCAGTTGATGGCGGAAGCTTGGAGCTTCGCTTGGGATGGTTCCGACTTCACCGAGCAGGGACTTCCATTCCGTTTCACGGATGACATCAAGGCCGAAGGTTACGAGCTCGAGCTTCATGCTCAGATCACCGAAAACTGGCGCATGACCATGAATGCCTCTCGCATCAAGTCCTACCGCGACAACCTCGGTCAGACATTGGCCCCTGGTGGTGAAATGACCATGATCGACTATTTGCTCGATTTCAACGAACGCTTGAACACCACCGCTATGGGCGATCTTCGCATCTGGGCTCCCGGTGGCGCAAATGCTCGCGACAACTGGAATGGCTATGCAGATGGCGACATCAAGGCTCGTCTGGCGGAAGAAGGAACAGTTGTTCCTGAAAACCGTCTCTGGCACGTGAACTTCGTGACCAACTACGACTTCAACGACGGCAAGTTCAAGGGCTTCAGCATCGGTGGTTCCGCTCGCTACCAGTCCGCGGCTACGCTCGCCTACAAGCCATACTACGACGTGTCCGAGTTCACTGGTCGTGAGTTCCTCGCGTACGATCTGGACACTCCCTACAAGGACGATGCTCAGTTGGACTTCGACCTTTGGGTTGGTTATGGAAAGCCGATCATGAACGACAAGATCGACTGGAGAGTACAGCTCAACATAGCCAACGTGGGTGTTGGAGACGAACTCGTCCCCATCACGGTACAGCCCGACGGCACCCCTGCAGCGTATCGCATCAAAGCTCCGCAGCAGATCTTCCTGACCAATACATTCTCGTTCTAG
- a CDS encoding VCBS repeat-containing protein produces MKYQLFKISLGVIAGALCLNSVSAGSDSLQPLAVGMEAKGEPWVSNVRIADLNQDGLPDILACEGRLNQVSWLRQESPGVFEESIIAELAPGPVFTEIVDLNDDGLMDVLVACMGIVIPNNGRIGSVLLLENQGDGTFEQSTLLQDVPRVTYVTWGDLNGDGLKDLVVGAFGFFDGEIRWMENLGNNTFKSHPLLDLSGTIHAPVCDVDGDGDLDIVALVSQDWEEIHVFENDGAGNFEGRVAYGALNKDFGSSGLCVADVDDDGSIDIVYTNGDGLDYSTPGPRSWHGLQWLRNDGTGQFEYRRIADLPGAHSPLVVDYDGDGRKDIVVVSAYNDWSSPDAVSLVCYLQMANKEFEKTVLAHEPTHLISVDGADMDGDGQVEFVTGAFMYYPPFDNISRVTYWDRPLSSKNR; encoded by the coding sequence ATGAAGTACCAGTTGTTTAAGATCTCTCTCGGCGTAATAGCAGGGGCGTTATGCCTAAACTCCGTTTCAGCGGGGTCGGACTCCTTGCAGCCCCTAGCGGTGGGAATGGAGGCGAAAGGCGAACCATGGGTGAGCAACGTGCGCATCGCGGACTTGAACCAGGATGGCCTGCCCGATATTTTAGCCTGCGAAGGACGGCTCAACCAGGTGAGTTGGCTTCGCCAAGAGTCTCCCGGCGTGTTCGAGGAAAGCATCATTGCAGAGCTCGCTCCCGGACCCGTTTTTACGGAAATCGTCGATCTGAATGACGATGGGCTGATGGACGTGCTGGTGGCTTGTATGGGAATCGTGATACCGAATAATGGCCGGATCGGCTCGGTTCTCCTGTTGGAAAATCAAGGAGATGGAACTTTCGAGCAGAGCACGTTGCTGCAGGATGTCCCTCGCGTCACCTATGTGACTTGGGGCGACTTGAATGGCGACGGATTGAAAGACTTGGTCGTTGGAGCCTTCGGCTTCTTCGATGGGGAAATTCGATGGATGGAGAATTTGGGAAACAACACCTTTAAGAGCCACCCGTTGCTTGACCTTTCGGGCACTATCCACGCCCCCGTTTGCGATGTGGATGGAGATGGCGACCTGGATATCGTGGCCCTGGTATCTCAGGACTGGGAGGAAATTCATGTTTTTGAGAACGACGGAGCCGGCAATTTCGAGGGAAGAGTCGCGTACGGCGCGCTCAATAAGGATTTTGGAAGCAGCGGCCTTTGCGTCGCTGACGTAGACGACGACGGAAGTATCGACATTGTGTATACAAATGGCGACGGTCTGGACTATTCCACTCCTGGACCGCGATCTTGGCACGGACTGCAATGGCTGCGCAACGATGGCACGGGCCAGTTCGAATATCGGCGCATCGCGGATCTGCCGGGAGCTCACAGCCCGCTGGTAGTGGATTACGATGGAGACGGAAGAAAAGACATCGTGGTCGTCAGCGCCTACAACGACTGGAGTTCGCCCGATGCGGTGTCACTAGTCTGCTATTTGCAGATGGCGAACAAAGAGTTCGAGAAAACGGTTCTAGCTCACGAACCAACGCATTTGATTTCGGTGGATGGGGCGGATATGGATGGAGATGGACAAGTGGAATTCGTCACCGGAGCTTTCATGTACTATCCACCTTTTGACAACATTAGCCGCGTGACCTACTGGGACCGCCCTCTCTCTAGCAAGAATCGTTAA